The genomic segment CCGAATTCCCCAGTGAGGTCAGAACCTGCCATTTCGACGACGGAGGGGTGTCGGTGTTGGAATTCGCGAGCGAGACGTAAGTGACGCCTCCGTGGGAGACGATCGCATATTCCGGATAGGAATAGGCCGTCCGCCGTTCATGGCCGAGGTGATGAACGCGGCGGCGTTTCCTTGCTGGAGGTACTGGATGCGGTGGTGACATCGTTAAAGGCTTGGTTGATCGACGTCCGCGGGACGTTGAACCCCCCGGACGAGACCGGCGTGCTGTACCCGACCGGGAAGCCCTGCTCGTAGCTGACGGTGCCGCTGGGTTGGGTGGCGTCGGGGATGGTGTTGAGATCGCCGCCTTGGGCGAATGGGATGTCGAAATAGCCAGAAATCGGCATACGTTAGCCTCCAAAGATTCCGTTGTCGAAGTTGAAGTCCCCGGTCGCGAAGCCGAAGTAGACGAGCGTGGCGTCGATCCAGGTGGACTGAACGCCGGCCGGCCGGGTAGGATGTCGTAGCTGTTGAACAGGTACTCCAGATCGAAACGTGACCGGGAAGTTGAACACGTAGGCCTGGGCCATGTCGTGGTAGTCGATGAGCCACGCCTGCCCGAAGTTGCGAAGACGTACGCGAGCATCCGGTTAGTTTCCGGCACGGTCCCGCTGCTCGTCAGTTGGAAGTACCGCAGTTGCAGGGCGATCCGCTTGGTTTCGGTGGGCAGGTCGTAGCTCGTACTCCCGCCGAAGATGCCGTTGTCGAAGTTGTACCCGGTCTGGGCGTCGAACCCGAAGACCGGCCCGGTTGGGGTTCCGGTGTTGACGAACAGGGGGAGGCCCAGAATGATCGACCAGACACTCAGGCCGAAGTCGTTTGCCGTCGCCAGGTCGAAGACGTTCGTGTACCAGTCTTCCCAGAACTGCGTCTGGTTGGTGTCGTACCAGGCGGCCTTCTGATTGAGCAGCCCCTGGAGATTCGTGGCGGTTGTGTACTGCCAGAGAATTGCCCGCAGGAGGTCGACCGAGAAATCGAACTGCTGGATCGCTCCGGTGTCCTCGTCATTTGTGAGCGACATATCCCCTACGCAATGATCACGCTGACGTACGACGCCTGGGTCTGGGCGATCTCGTTGACCCCGATCGCGATGACGCTGGTGGTGTAACTGACCGGGCTGGTGAGGCTGATCTCGACCTGGCTGATGTAATAGCCCGGGAACTCGCTCATGATCGCACCGGCGATCTCGAACGGCGAGACGTCGGCCCCGACGACGAACCCGGCCAACCCGTTAATGTTTCCTGCCGCGTAGTCGAGGATCGCCTGGATGATGTTCGCCTCGTTGCCGTTGGTGGTCGTGACCTTGACCAGAATGCCAACCTGCGTCGGGCGGTCGAACAGGACGGTATACGACTGGCCGCTGGCCGGCTCGACGACGCTTACCGAGGTGCCCCCGTTCCACGCGCACCCGGAGCTTTTGTTCTCCAGCAGGGCGGCCGCGACCGCGGTGTCCGTCCCACCCTCGATACAAGCGTAGATCGAGTGCCCGACCATCGAGATGCCGTTGATCGTCTGGGTGCTCGCGGACACGTTCTCCTGGAAGGTCAGGCTCGTCACTCCTTGCACGTTGTACAGGGCCGACGTGATGGCCTCGGCCAGCGAAACCCCTTGAAAGGCGAGGGTGTTTTGCCGCAGCGCCCGCGCGGCCTGGTCGGACTGGGTGACGGTCCCGAGTGTGGTGGCGGAGGCGGGGGTTCCCGAGGGGTTGTTGGTCACCGTCTCCCAGCCGAGGACGGCGGAGACGATGGTCGTGAGTGCCGACCCCGCGCAGGGAATCGGGCCGGTCGCGACGGATTGGAAGTTGACGGTCGCCGTGCCGCTCACCAGGGTGACGGTCGAGACGGACTGGAATTGGTCGCCCGCGGAAGTGGCCGCCAGCGACCCGGCGGGAATCACAGTTCCGGACACCCCGGTTAACGAGACGTTGGTGACGACCGTTGGTGTCGCGACGGTCCGCTGCATGCCCGTGAGCGCCATGAGGGCGTCGAGAAACACGCCCCCGGCGACGTTCGGGTTGATTTGATTGGCCACCGCCGCGTTGTTGTTGACGACCTCGGTCCGGGCCAGGGTTTCGGCGGTGATCAGAACGCCCTGGGGGGTATCGGGGTGACAACGAGGTCCGCCCCGAACACGGCTTGGTACTCGGACTGGACATCGGTCAGGAGGCCGGACGTGTCGGGTAAAATAACGCCCGTCGGCTCGATGTACTCGTAATCAGCCATTGACGACCGTGCTCCCGTAAATCGTTTGAATCTCCGCCGTGAAGCGCAGCACGTTGTCCAGCGCGGTCAAGTTGACCGACTGCACCGCCGTGACCCCCTCGACGGCGAGCAGGGTGTTTTGCAAGTACGACTGCCACAGAGCGTAGTCGGGGACACCGACCCACACCGTCTGGAAGTTGGGCAGGCCGACCCCGGTCTGGAGGACGCACTCGCCGAGTTGGGTGCGGCAGGCGGTGACGCAGGCTCCCGCGATCGCCTGAATTCCGGAGAGGACGGCGAGGTTGCCGTCGGCTCCCAAGTAAATATCTCCTGCGCCGTTCGTGCCGAATGTTTGGACCATGTCAACTCCAGGCGCTGCCGTTGTAGGTGGAAAGCCCCAGTTCAGTCGTGTCGTAGACCGTCATGCCGATCTTGGGCGATGGAATGGCCAGTTTCTGCCCGTCGTCATCCGCGGGGTAGGAACGCCCGTCGTGCTTTGCAGGTCGAGGATGCGTTCGCGTCGGCGTGCCACCGATGCCAACACCTTGCGGGCGGATTTTGATCAGGTCGCTCCACAGGCGACTTCACCGTCCCGGCGAAGTTCTGGAGGACGGCGTTGGCCGCGTCCTCGGTTGCGATCGTGACGCCGTTCAGGAGGGTGTCGGGGAAGAACATGGCGTCGGCGAAGTCGTGCAGCCGGGCGGTGTTCGGCGATGAGGCAGCGGTCGTCTGCTTGAATAGTGAAATGTCGCGGTCGTTGGCCTTGATCCACCCGTATCCCCGGTCATCACGGGGAAACTGAGGACGAACCCGCCGCCGCCGTACTGGAAGACCGGCACGGACGACTGCGCCCGTTGGACGACCTGGTTGGCCGTGGTCACGACCGCGATCAGCGGTTGGACCTGGGCGCGGTTCGTCGTTCGGTCGTAGGCGATGACCTGGGCCGGGAGCATGTCGGCGGTGTTTGCAGGGCTTGGTCAGGACCAGCTTCAACAGCCCAGTCAGCGTGTCGTTGTCGGCCGGGTTTCGCGACGGAGGGGCGTAATCCGTCATCCGGCCGAGCCCTGGAAGACGGCGAGGTTGGAGCAGCAGGGTGAACCAGAACGGCTGGTCGCGGCTGGCAATCTCGTAGTCCATTTTCATCACCTTGAACGTGCCGTTAGCTGCGGGGTTGGTAATACTCTGGATCGTCACCTGCCCCGATCTGGATCGCGCTGGTCAGCATCACCCGGACGGTCACGCCCTGGTCGGAAACTTGCGGGATGCCGACCATGCCGGTGCCTTCAGAGATCAGGTAACCGGTGTTCTTCCGCGAGGTCCCGGCGTTGGTGACCCAGAGGGTTTGGTTGTCGACGCCGGCCTGAATTCCTCCCATTTGATTGAGCTTGGCGAGGTTGGCCTGGAGGGAGCCGGTGAAGTTGTAGTTGTCGATCTGCCGGTCGGTCGCC from the Fimbriiglobus ruber genome contains:
- a CDS encoding baseplate J/gp47 family protein, producing the protein MANQINPNVAGGVFLDALMALTGMQRTVATPTVVTNVSLTGVSGTVIPAGSLAATSAGDQFQSVSTVTLVSGTATVNFQSVATGPIPCAGSALTTIVSAVLGWETVTNNPSGTPASATTLGTVTQSDQAARALRQNTLAFQGVSLAEAITSALYNVQGVTSLTFQENVSASTQTINGISMVGHSIYACIEGGTDTAVAAALLENKSSGCAWNGGTSVSVVEPASGQSYTVLFDRPTQVGILVKVTTTNGNEANIIQAILDYAAGNINGLAGFVVGADVSPFEIAGAIMSEFPGYYISQVEISLTSPVSYTTSVIAIGVNEIAQTQASYVSVIIA
- a CDS encoding Gp138 family membrane-puncturing spike protein, whose protein sequence is MLPAQVIAYDRTTNRAQVQPLIAVVTTANQVVQRAQSSVPVFQYGGGGFVLSFPVMTGDTGGSRPTTATFHYSSRRPLPHRRTPPGCTTSPTPCSSPTPS